A stretch of Tripterygium wilfordii isolate XIE 37 chromosome 11, ASM1340144v1, whole genome shotgun sequence DNA encodes these proteins:
- the LOC120009162 gene encoding B3 domain-containing transcription factor VRN1-like isoform X2 encodes MEKPSFYKIMTEDYTQKLQIPHSFLKHFKGVLPRECILRSHIGKSWIVRLEEVDKCIFFSDSWGNFVQDHSLEWGDFIMFTYEGSFEFHVNVFEKSGCEMDYVVASENRTRKIYENVSKDSNVQGDECAESNLNGKSLVQIEMVDDFSHEFLNIVPASKKEQILTPSLVSCKQRNGNPTNEAASSKFNLNSKTLVNQEMEDLLPLEILDVVPEPHKQERVISQSLGSSKQRIKNPTNEAASSCKAQKRDNSTAHRDKQPKVEVLQKEKAHSSRNLSFSVKLRPSYVTPRAYMYVPREFSRSYFTQVDDEVVLLVSGGKVSKRWVVNYISSSSIFSGGWRTFVRENHLKVDDVCSFEPVPGMVNTLNVVIHRKS; translated from the exons ATGGAGAAGCCTTCCTTCTACAAGATTATGACTGAGGATTACACACAAAAATTA CAAATCCCACACTCATTTCTCAAGCATTTCAAGGGTGTGTTACCCCGAGAGTGCATCCTCAGGAGCCATATTGGGAAATCCTGGATCGTTAGATTGGAAGAAGTCGACAAATGTATATTTTTCTCTGACAGTTGGGGAAATTTTGTACAAGATCACTCTTTAGAGTGGGGAGACTTTATTATGTTTACGTATGAGGGGAGTTTTGAATTCCATGTTAATGTGTTTGAAAAAAGTGGCTGCGAAATGGATTATGTTGTGGCTTCTGAAAATAGAACAAGGAAAATTTATGAAAATGTATCGAAGGACTCGAACGTTCAGGGGGATGAATGCGCCGAATCCAATCTCAATGGCAAATCGCTTGTCCAAATTGAAATGGTGGATGACTTCTCACATGAATTCTTGAATATTGTTCCGGCATCTAAGAAGGAGCAAATCCTCACACCATCTTTGGTTTCTTGTAAGCAGAGAAACGGGAATCCAACTAATGAAGCTGCAAGTTCCAAATTCAATCTTAACAGCAAGACCCTAGTCAATCAAGAAATGGAGGATTTGTTGCCACTTGAGATATTGGATGTTGTTCCAGAACCTCACAAGCAGGAGAGAGTCATCTCACAGTCTTTGGGTTCTTCTAAGCAGAGAATCAAGAATCCAACTAATGAAGCTGCAAGTTCATGTAAAg CCCAAAAGAGAGACAACAGCACTGCTCATAGAGACAAGCAACCAAAGGTGGAAGTCCTTCAAAAGGAAAAAGCTCACAGTTCCAGAAATCTTTCTTTCTCGGTGAAACTGCGACCATCTTATGTTACTCCTCGAGCCTATATG TATGTTCCTCGTGAGTTTTCTAGATCATATTTCACACAAGTGGACGACGAGGTGGTACTCCTAGTTTCGGGTGGGAAGGTTAGCAAAAGATGGGTTGTGAACTATATCAGCAGTAGCAGTATATTCTCTGGTGGTTGGCGCACATTCGTGCGAGAAAATCATTTGAAGGTTGATGATGTTTGTTCATTTGAGCCTGTTCCGGGGATGGTTAACACTCTGAATGTTGTCATACACCGGAAAAGCTAA
- the LOC120009162 gene encoding B3 domain-containing transcription factor VRN1-like isoform X1, whose protein sequence is MEKPSFYKIMTEDYTQKLQIPHSFLKHFKGVLPRECILRSHIGKSWIVRLEEVDKCIFFSDSWGNFVQDHSLEWGDFIMFTYEGSFEFHVNVFEKSGCEMDYVVASENRTRKIYENVSKDSNVQGDECAESNLNGKSLVQIEMVDDFSHEFLNIVPASKKEQILTPSLVSCKQRNGNPTNEAASSKFNLNSKTLVNQEMEDLLPLEILDVVPEPHKQERVISQSLGSSKQRIKNPTNEAASSCKVAQKRDNSTAHRDKQPKVEVLQKEKAHSSRNLSFSVKLRPSYVTPRAYMYVPREFSRSYFTQVDDEVVLLVSGGKVSKRWVVNYISSSSIFSGGWRTFVRENHLKVDDVCSFEPVPGMVNTLNVVIHRKS, encoded by the exons ATGGAGAAGCCTTCCTTCTACAAGATTATGACTGAGGATTACACACAAAAATTA CAAATCCCACACTCATTTCTCAAGCATTTCAAGGGTGTGTTACCCCGAGAGTGCATCCTCAGGAGCCATATTGGGAAATCCTGGATCGTTAGATTGGAAGAAGTCGACAAATGTATATTTTTCTCTGACAGTTGGGGAAATTTTGTACAAGATCACTCTTTAGAGTGGGGAGACTTTATTATGTTTACGTATGAGGGGAGTTTTGAATTCCATGTTAATGTGTTTGAAAAAAGTGGCTGCGAAATGGATTATGTTGTGGCTTCTGAAAATAGAACAAGGAAAATTTATGAAAATGTATCGAAGGACTCGAACGTTCAGGGGGATGAATGCGCCGAATCCAATCTCAATGGCAAATCGCTTGTCCAAATTGAAATGGTGGATGACTTCTCACATGAATTCTTGAATATTGTTCCGGCATCTAAGAAGGAGCAAATCCTCACACCATCTTTGGTTTCTTGTAAGCAGAGAAACGGGAATCCAACTAATGAAGCTGCAAGTTCCAAATTCAATCTTAACAGCAAGACCCTAGTCAATCAAGAAATGGAGGATTTGTTGCCACTTGAGATATTGGATGTTGTTCCAGAACCTCACAAGCAGGAGAGAGTCATCTCACAGTCTTTGGGTTCTTCTAAGCAGAGAATCAAGAATCCAACTAATGAAGCTGCAAGTTCATGTAAAg TAGCCCAAAAGAGAGACAACAGCACTGCTCATAGAGACAAGCAACCAAAGGTGGAAGTCCTTCAAAAGGAAAAAGCTCACAGTTCCAGAAATCTTTCTTTCTCGGTGAAACTGCGACCATCTTATGTTACTCCTCGAGCCTATATG TATGTTCCTCGTGAGTTTTCTAGATCATATTTCACACAAGTGGACGACGAGGTGGTACTCCTAGTTTCGGGTGGGAAGGTTAGCAAAAGATGGGTTGTGAACTATATCAGCAGTAGCAGTATATTCTCTGGTGGTTGGCGCACATTCGTGCGAGAAAATCATTTGAAGGTTGATGATGTTTGTTCATTTGAGCCTGTTCCGGGGATGGTTAACACTCTGAATGTTGTCATACACCGGAAAAGCTAA
- the LOC120008589 gene encoding short-chain dehydrogenase/reductase family 42E member 1, producing the protein MHLSENEGIEGNTFVVTGGLGFVGSALCLELLRRGARQVRAFDCRPTSPWSHDLASHGVRCIQGDLVRKKDVEKAISGADCVFHLASYGMSGKEMLQFGRADEVNINGTCHVLEACVQYEVRRLVYVSTYNVVYGGKEILNGNESLPYFPIDDHVDSYGRSKSIAEQLVLKSNGRPFKNRNGKCLYTCAIRPAAIYGPGEERHLPRIMSLAKLGLLLFRIGDPSVKSDWIYIDNLVLALILGSMGLLDDIPKQGYHPVAAGQAYFVSDGSPINSFEFLRPLLRSVGYDIPNTSLAVPHALVLGKIFGAVYTVLHPWLHKWWLPQPLILPAEVYKVGVTHYFSFLKAKQELGYVPMVTPKEGMAATMSYWQERKRKTLDGPTIYTWLFCVIGMITMFCAAYLPEIGPVPLLRAISLFFFRSMFSIRVVFLISAGLHIGESIYAWKLAKRVDPANAKGWFWQTFALGIFSLRYLLKRAK; encoded by the exons ATGCATTTGAGTGAGAATGAAGGGATAGAGGGGAACACGTTCGTGGTGACCGGTGGATTGGGATTCGTGGGTTCTGCTCTCTGCTTGGAGCTGCTCCGGAGAGGTGCTCGCCAGGTCCGAGCCTTTGACTGCCGACCCACCTCCCCTTGGTCACATGATCTCGCCTCCCATGGTGTCCGCTGCATCCAAG GTGATCTTGTGCGGAAAAAGGATGTTGAGAAAGCTATAAGTGGGGCGGATTGTGTATTCCACCTTGCTTCATATGGCATGTCTGGGAAAGAAATGCTCCAGTTTGGTCGTGCTGACGAGGTGAATATTAACGGAACTTGCCATGTCTTGGAAGCTTGTGTTCAGTATGAAGTCAGGAGGCTTGTATATGTGAGCACATACAATGTTGTGTATGGGGGCAAGGAGATACTGAATGGGAATGAAAGCTTACCTTATTTCCCCATCGATGATCATGTTGATTCATATGGCCGTAGCAAATCTATTGCTGAACAGTTAGTTCTAAAGAGCAATGGGCGTCCTTTTAA GAATCGGAATGGGAAATGCCTTTATACGTGTGCCATACGCCCAGCTGCTATCTACGGGCCTGGTGAGGAGAGGCACCTCCCAAGGATAATGTCCCTAGCAAAATTAGGTCTGCTGTTATTCAGGATTGGCGATCCAAGCGTGAAAAGTGACTGGATCTATATTGATAACCTTGTACTTGCTCTAATATTGGGAAGCATGGGACTTTTGGATGACATTCCCAAGCAAGGGTATCACCCAGTTGCCGCTGGCCAAGCATACTTTGTTTCTGACG GGTCTCCAATCAACTCTTTCGAATTCCTACGTCCGCTGCTGAGGAGTGTGGGCTATGACATACCAAACACATCTTTAGCTGTCCCTCATGCTCTTGTTTTAGGAAAGATTTTTGGAGCTGTGTATACTGTCTTACACCCATGGTTGCATAAATGGTGGCTTCCCCAGCCATTGATCCTTCCTGCCGAAGTGTATAAG GTTGGTGTTACGCACTACTTCTCCTTCCTTAAGGCAAAGCAGGAACTTGGATATGTACCTATGGTGACACCCAAAGAGGGCATGGCAGCGACTATGTCATATTGGCAGGAAAGAAAGAGGAAAACTCTTGATGGGCCGACCATATACACATGGCTATTTTGTGTGATTGGAATGATTACCATGTTTTGTGCTGCTTACCTACCTGAAATAGGACCTGTACCACTGTTGAGAGCTATTAGTCTTTTCTTCTTCCGATCAATGTTCAGTATAAGGGTGGTGTTCCTCATATCAGCAGGTTTACACATTGGTGAGTCTATATATGCATGGAAACTGGCTAAAAGGGTTGATCCTGCAAATGCAAAAGGATGGTTTTGGCAAACATTTGCTCTTGGAATCTTTTCTTTGCGGTATCTATTGAAGCGAGCCAAGTAG
- the LOC120009164 gene encoding protein MULTIPLE CHLOROPLAST DIVISION SITE 1-like, giving the protein MASTYTLQLQFLSFQPSILARKHLVSLTALEFRTGFGCLNRSRVTTDGGKFLLRAIGGSNGVNQQSLDEQVKNENGTVKENPVANFQGLIRSLPPVAFMMRRQAGSSLAMAFFAATVVLVITVRLYVSSKARYSHPGSVADLVRRGQLRSDRRGISKPLMYEDPFNNPLVKVGKSNSTIEMCGKVYRLAPVTLTEQEQNVHRKRRSRAYQWKRPTIFLKEGDLIPPDVDPDTIRWIPANHPFATTASDIDEDLAQNNVYQKHGVPFRIQAEHEALQKKLEALQSDQKLNKLVIDTGSAKDFERQFKPKSSEPTKQNPSSSQDSDSSSSRLDDGPNSFNSSSLSEETGKP; this is encoded by the exons ATGGCTTCAACTTACACTCTCCAGCTtcagtttctctcgtttcag CCGTCGATTTTGGCTCGGAAGCACTTGGTCTCCCTTACTGCGCTGGAATTTAGAACTGGATTCGGTTGCTTAAACCGTTCTCGGGTGACCACCGACGGTGGGAAGTTTCTATTGAGAGCAATTGGCGGTTCCAACGGCGTTAACCAGCAATCCCTAGATGAGCAAGTCAAGAACGAAAACGGCACCGTTAAGGAAAACCCAGTTGCCAACTTTCAAGGGCTTATTCGCTCCTTGCCTCCCGTGGCTTTTATG ATGAGAAGGCAAGCTGGAAGTAGCTTGGCAATGGCGTTTTTTGCTGCAACTGTAGTTTTGGTTATTACTGTGAGATTGTATGTCTCAAGTAAGGCAAGGTACAGCCATCCTGGCTCTGTGGCTGATCTTGTCAGACGTGGGCAGCTAAGATCTGATCGAAGAGGCAT CTCAAAGCCTTTAATGTATGAGGACCCATTCAATAATCCATTGGTGAAAGTTGGCAAGAGCAATTCTACCATAGAGATGTGTGGAAAGGTTTATCGCTTGGCTCCGGTTACTCTAACAGAACAGGAGCAAAATGTCCATCGGAAAAGGAGGTCACGGGCATATCAGTGGAAAAGACCTACAATTTTTCTAAAGGAAGGGGACTTGATACCTCCTGATGTTGATCCCGATACAATCCGATGGATTCCTGCAAATCATCCATTTGCAACCACTGCCAGTGACATTGATGAAGATTTGGCCCAGAACAATGTATATCAAAAACATGGTGTTCCATTTCGTATTCAGGCAGAGCATGAAGCATTGCAGAAAAAGCTTGAAGCACTTCAAAGT GACCAAAAGCTCAATAAATTAGTGATCGACACTGGCAGTGCTAAAGATTTTGAGAGACAATTCAAGCCAAAGTCGTCTGAGCCTACAAAACAGAATCCTTCTAGCAGTCAAGACAGTGATTCTAGCTCCTCTAGATTGGATGATGGCCCCAATTCCTTCAATAGCAGTTCATTGTCTGAGGAAACAGGGAAACCTTAA
- the LOC120009165 gene encoding heavy metal-associated isoprenylated plant protein 28-like produces METVEFKVEMVGIHEKRLRKCLSKLKGIEKVEVDANSQKVAVTGYAHRNKILKAIRRGGLKADFWSAQNELLNAYASASYGSLRFSNFNFF; encoded by the exons ATGGAG ACAGTTGAATTCAAGGTGGAGATGGTTGGCATACATGAGAAAAGGCTCAGGAAATGCCTCTCCAAGCTGAAAG gaATAGAGAAGGTGGAGGTGGATGCAAACAGCCAGAAAGTGGCGGTGACAGGGTATGCACACAGAAACAAGATTCTTAAGGCCATTAGAAGAGGAGGCCTCAAAGCTGACTTCTGGTCTGCCCAAAATGAGCTCCTCAATGCTTATGCTAGTGCCAGTTATGGAAGCCTCAGATTCAGCAACTTCAACTTCTTCTAG
- the LOC120009163 gene encoding cysteine protease XCP2-like, with translation MALSSSSKLLILLVAFATFMFSSSSAASPSRDFSIVGFSPEDLTSIDRLIELFESWIDKYEKAYESLEEKLKRFEIFKDNLKHIEETNKKVSNYWLGLNEYADLSHQEFKNKFLGLKINDENISRDGDDGDEDEDFEYRDFVELPKSVDWRKKGAVTPVKNQGSCGSCWAFSTVAAVEGINQIVNKNLTSLSEQELIDCDTSYNNGCNGGLMDYAFAYIISNGGLHKEEDYPYIMEEGTCAMKKDQSDVVTIDSYRDIPRNSEVNLLKALANQPLSVAIEASGRDFQFYSGGVFDGHCGTQLDHGVAAVGYGSDKGLDYIIVKNSWGPKWGEKGYIRMKRNTGKPEGICGIYKMASYPIKKNK, from the exons ATGGCTCTGTCATCTTCTTCTAAACTACTAATTCTTCTTGTTGCCTTTGCCACATTCATGTTCTCTTCCTCGTCAGCAGCCTCTCCTAGTCGTGATTTTTCGATCGTTGGTTTCTCTCCGGAAGACTTGACATCCATTGATAGGCTCATTGAGCTATTCGAGTCATGGATAGACAAGTACGAGAAGGCTTATGAGAGTTTGGAGGAGAAGCTGAAAAGATTTGAGATTTTCAAGGATAATTTGAAGCACATTGAGGAGACTAACAAGAAGGTGAGCAACTACTGGCTTGGATTGAATGAATATGCTGATTTGAGCCACCAAGAGTTCAAAAACAAGTTCCTGGGATTGAAGATCAACGACGAAAACATATCAAGAGATGGAGATGATGGTGATGAGGATGAGGATTTTGAGTACAGAGATTTTGTGGAGTTGCCAAAGTCAGTGGATTGGAGAAAGAAAGGAGCCGTTACTCCAGTGAAGAACCAAGGTTCATGTGGTAGTTGTTGGGCGTTTTCGACGGTGGCGGCAGTGGAAGGTATAAACCAGATTGTTAACAAAAATTTGACTTCATTGTCGGAGCAAGAGCTAATAGATTGTGACACAAGTTACAACAATGGTTGCAATGGAGGCCTTATGGATTATGCATTTGCTTACATAATCTCTAATGGTGGACTTCACAAAGAAGAGGACTACCCATATATCATGGAAGAGGGCACTTGCGCAATGAAAAAG GACCAATCGGATGTTGTAACCATCGACAGCTACCGGGACATACCTCGGAACAGTGAAGTGAACCTCTTGAAGGCGTTGGCAAATCAGCCTCTTAGCGTCGCTATCGAGGCTTCCGGCAGAGACTTTCAATTTTACAGTGGT GGTGTTTTTGATGGACACTGTGGAACCCAGTTAGATCATGGGGTTGCAGCCGTTGGATACGGATCAGACAAGGGCTTGGATTACATCATTGTTAAAAATTCTTGGGGGCCAAAGTGGGGAGAGAAAGGGTACATAAGGATGAAGAGGAACACTGGCAAGCCTGAAGGAATCTGTGGAATCTACAAAATGGCCTCTTATCCTATTAAGAAGAACAAGTGA
- the LOC120009162 gene encoding B3 domain-containing transcription factor VRN1-like isoform X3 yields the protein MEKPSFYKIMTEDYTQKLQIPHSFLKHFKGVLPRECILRSHIGKSWIVRLEEVDKCIFFSDSWGNFVQDHSLEWGDFIMFTYEGSFEFHVNVFEKSGCEMDYVVASENRTRKIYENVSKDSNVQGDECAESNLNGKSLVQIEMRNGNPTNEAASSKFNLNSKTLVNQEMEDLLPLEILDVVPEPHKQERVISQSLGSSKQRIKNPTNEAASSCKVAQKRDNSTAHRDKQPKVEVLQKEKAHSSRNLSFSVKLRPSYVTPRAYMYVPREFSRSYFTQVDDEVVLLVSGGKVSKRWVVNYISSSSIFSGGWRTFVRENHLKVDDVCSFEPVPGMVNTLNVVIHRKS from the exons ATGGAGAAGCCTTCCTTCTACAAGATTATGACTGAGGATTACACACAAAAATTA CAAATCCCACACTCATTTCTCAAGCATTTCAAGGGTGTGTTACCCCGAGAGTGCATCCTCAGGAGCCATATTGGGAAATCCTGGATCGTTAGATTGGAAGAAGTCGACAAATGTATATTTTTCTCTGACAGTTGGGGAAATTTTGTACAAGATCACTCTTTAGAGTGGGGAGACTTTATTATGTTTACGTATGAGGGGAGTTTTGAATTCCATGTTAATGTGTTTGAAAAAAGTGGCTGCGAAATGGATTATGTTGTGGCTTCTGAAAATAGAACAAGGAAAATTTATGAAAATGTATCGAAGGACTCGAACGTTCAGGGGGATGAATGCGCCGAATCCAATCTCAATGGCAAATCGCTTGTCCAAATTGAAATG AGAAACGGGAATCCAACTAATGAAGCTGCAAGTTCCAAATTCAATCTTAACAGCAAGACCCTAGTCAATCAAGAAATGGAGGATTTGTTGCCACTTGAGATATTGGATGTTGTTCCAGAACCTCACAAGCAGGAGAGAGTCATCTCACAGTCTTTGGGTTCTTCTAAGCAGAGAATCAAGAATCCAACTAATGAAGCTGCAAGTTCATGTAAAg TAGCCCAAAAGAGAGACAACAGCACTGCTCATAGAGACAAGCAACCAAAGGTGGAAGTCCTTCAAAAGGAAAAAGCTCACAGTTCCAGAAATCTTTCTTTCTCGGTGAAACTGCGACCATCTTATGTTACTCCTCGAGCCTATATG TATGTTCCTCGTGAGTTTTCTAGATCATATTTCACACAAGTGGACGACGAGGTGGTACTCCTAGTTTCGGGTGGGAAGGTTAGCAAAAGATGGGTTGTGAACTATATCAGCAGTAGCAGTATATTCTCTGGTGGTTGGCGCACATTCGTGCGAGAAAATCATTTGAAGGTTGATGATGTTTGTTCATTTGAGCCTGTTCCGGGGATGGTTAACACTCTGAATGTTGTCATACACCGGAAAAGCTAA
- the LOC120009161 gene encoding protein PLASTID MOVEMENT IMPAIRED 1 yields the protein MAEPNSNTHLLEELESLSQSLYQTHISTTNRRTASFAAPRTSVPSISALDEIKTAKIDEKSNTRVRSRRMSLSPWRSRPKLDDEDEQKNQGKVESQPQIKIVDEKATSTAEKKGIWNWKPIRALSHIGKQKLSCLFSVEVVTVQGLPSSMNGLRLSVRVRKKETKEGAVNTMPSRVSQGAADFEETLFVKCHVYYTPGNGKQMKFEPRPFWIYVFAVDAEELDFGQSSVDLSHLIQKSIEKSFENSRVRQWDMSFNLSGKAKGGELVLKLGFQIMEKDGGIGIYTQAEGSKANKSKNLSSSFGRKQSKTSFSIPSPKMTSRSEAWTPSQTKAAADLQGMDDLNLDEPAPVPTPAPPLEKLEKAEPKIEDDIPDFEVVDKGIEIEENEEIGEESSEANTDVKSASSEVVKEVVHDQLHLVRLTELDSIAQQIKALESMMGEERTAKMEDETGSQRLDEEEETVTKEFLQMLEEEEAFEFKLNDPEIIPLQLDGADNSIEADSKVFLPDLGKGLGCVVQTRDGGYLAAMNPLDTLVDRKDTPKLAMQMSKPLVIQSQNSTNGFELFQKLAAIGLEEFSSQIFSLMPMEELMGKAAEQIAFEGIASAIIQGRNKEGASSSAARIIAAVKDMATAMSTGRRERISTGIWNVNENPLRAEEILAFSLQKIEAMAVQALKVQADMSEEEAPFDVSPLGEKGHDRPLDSAVPVEDWIKKYSLITPQKEVGEPTIFLAVVVQLRDPLRRYEAVGGPVVALIHASYANTKVDKYDEEKRFKVTSAHIGGLKVSTGGRKNIWVSERQRLTAIQWLVAYGVGKAGKKGNTVLSRGQDLLWSISSRVMADMWLKEMRNPDIRFAN from the coding sequence ATGGCAGAACCAAACTCCAATACTCATTTGCTCGAAGAGCTTGAGTCACTTAGCCAATCCCTCTACCAAACTCATATATCTACTACGAACCGAAGAACTGCCTCCTTTGCAGCGCCAAGAACTTCAGTTCCATCCATATCAGCTCTGGATGAGATCAAAACAGCAAAAATTGACGAGAAATCGAATACTAGAGTGCGTTCCAGGCGCATGTCCTTGTCTCCATGGCGTTCAAGGCCAAaacttgatgatgaggatgagcAGAAGAACCAAGGGAAGGTAGAGAGTCAGCCACAAATCAAGATTGTTGATGAAAAGGCAACCAGTACCGCAGAAAAGAAGGGTATTTGGAACTGGAAACCAATCCGAGCTCTTTCACATATCGGGAAGCAGAAACTCAGCTGTTTGTTTTCAGTTGAAGTTGTGACAGTACAAGGCCTTCCATCATCCATGAATGGGCTGCGTCTTTCTGTCCGTGTTAGGAAGAAGGAAACCAAAGAAGGAGCAGTTAACACAATGCCATCGAGGGTTTCACAGGGAGCTGCTGATTTTGAAGAGACCTTGTTCGTCAAGTGTCATGTGTACTACACTCCTGGCAATGGAAAGCAAATGAAATTTGAACCGAGACCATTTTGGATTTACGTCTTTGCAGTTGATGCAGAAGAGCTTGATTTCGGACAAAGTTCTGTCGACTTGAGTCACTTGATTCAGAAATCAATAGAAAAAAGCTTTGAGAATTCTCGTGTTCGACAATGGGACATGAGTTTCAATCTATCAGGAAAGGCAAAAGGAGGAGAACTTGTCCTCAAATTGGGATTTCAAATTATGGAAAAAGATGGAGGTATTGGTATTTATACTCAGGCTGAGGGATCGAAGGcgaataaatcaaaaaatttatcatCTTCTTTCGGCCGTAAGCAATCGAAAACATCCTTTAGCATCCCTAGTCCAAAGATGACAAGTAGAAGTGAAGCATGGACTCCTTCACAGACAAAAGCTGCAGCAGATCTTCAAGGAATGGATGACTTGAATCTAGATGAGCCAGCTCCAGTTCCTACACCTGCGCCGCCCTTGGAAAAGTTGGAAAAAGCAGAACCAAAAATAGAAGATGATATCCCAGACTTTGAAGTTGTGGATAAAGGAATTGAGATTGAAGAGAACGAAGAGATTGGCGAAGAGTCGTCTGAAGCAAACACAGATGTAAAGTCAGCATCAAGTGAGGTAGTTAAGGAGGTGGTGCATGATCAGTTACATCTGGTAAGATTAACAGAGCTCGACTCAATTGCTCAGCAGATAAAAGCTCTTGAATCAATGATGGGGGAGGAAAGAACAGCTAAGATGGAAGATGAAACTGGATCACAAAGACTGGATGAAGAGGAAGAAACAGTGACAAAGGAATTTCTTCAAATGCTTGAGGAAGAAGAGGCTTTTGAATTCAAACTCAATGATCCTGAAATTATCCCTCTGCAGCTTGACGGAGCTGATAATTCAATAGAAGCTGACTCAAAGGTGTTTCTTCCAGATCTCGGAAAGGGCTTAGGTTGTGTGGTTCAAACAAGAGATGGGGGCTACTTGGCTGCCATGAATCCTTTGGATACTTTAGTCGACAGGAAAGACACTCCAAAGCTAGCAATGCAGATGTCTAAACCTCTGGTTATCCAATCACAAAATTCCACAAATGGGTTTGAACTATTTCAAAAATTGGCAGCCATTGGGCTTGAAGAGTTCAGCTCCCAAATTTTCTCATTGATGCCAATGGAGGAACTAATGGGTAAGGCAGCAGAACAGATAGCTTTTGAAGGCATTGCATCTGCCATTATCCAGGGTAGAAACAAAGAAGGTGCTAGTTCTAGTGCAGCCCGTATCATTGCTGCCGTTAAAGACATGGCAACTGCAATGAGTACTGGTAGGAGGGAGCGAATCTCAACAGGAATTTGGAATGTGAATGAAAATCCACTTAGAGCGGAGGAAATTTTGGCATTCTCATTGCAAAAGATTGAGGCAATGGCAGTGCAAGCCTTGAAAGTTCAGGCAGATATGTCAGAGGAAGAAGCTCCCTTTGATGTTTCTCCGCTAGGCGAAAAGGGTCATGATCGACCCCTGGATTCTGCTGTTCCAGTTGAGGATTGGATTAAAAAATACAGCTTGATTACTCCCCAAAAAGAAGTAGGGGAACCAACAATCTTTCTAGCAGTGGTTGTCCAGCTGCGGGATCCATTAAGACGATATGAGGCAGTTGGAGGTCCAGTGGTTGCGCTTATTCATGCTAGTTATGCCAACACAAAAGTGGACAAGTATGATGAGGAAAAGAGATTCAAAGTGACAAGTGCGCATATTGGAGGTTTGAAGGTAAGTACAGGAGGAAGGAAAAATATTTGGGTCAGTGAGAGGCAGAGGCTCACCGCAATCCAGTGGCTTGTTGCATATGGAGTGGGAAAGGCAGGAAAAAAGGGTAATACTGTGTTATCGAGAGGGCAAGATTTGCTATGGAGCATATCCTCGCGAGTAATGGCTGACATGTGGCTTAAAGAAATGAGAAATCCAGATATACGGTTTGCAAACTGA